A region of the Silene latifolia isolate original U9 population chromosome 9, ASM4854445v1, whole genome shotgun sequence genome:
cgtgactccatttgctcaacgagACCCAATaggcggggatcacctctcaaatcttcatcaacatgtccctgaaagacataaacgtgaagcaaacagaagccaaatgctctccttctagcaacataagagacagtagggtcggccctgttgatgaatcgatctatgaaatccaacatccgcacgcctttcgaagtaacaagacgatctacctcgagtctggtcagtccaagtaaatctctaaacttgctcttatacccttgagcagtggaagggatggcaggtaaatgttcagggtcccacccgccaatagcagcaatttcctccggaaaaggacaaatatcacctcctgggaacgcaaaaacatgataatttgggtcccaataatcaaggcaagcatccaagaacggttttactaccttaatgagtttcaaactcaacaaagacccaagattataagcacccatatcatgcttctcaatgttcgaaaactcattagtccattccttcaaacgaatCTCTAAGGTATTCATAATGatgattttctcttgaaaatttattgggagttcttatgagattaacggagagaagacggaagaattatatgattcaaagcttcgtcgacgcttctatttataccaatttcttgtttccaaaaatccgtcgaatcgactgcttgggaacaggcgcggccctctttgcgcctcttcaaagggacgcggactcatgctgcgcctcttccagagactCACTTCTATGATTTCCGTGTtcggatctttcctaattctatgacgaataatttcctattcctatgggattttattttggtaaatccgagaaatttaccatgcttcggGTTTCCTAAATTCGgctggcacgcatttcgaggcgatatcgacactTCCGCCATGACAGCACACTTTAAATCATTTCTTTTTGACATAattcattttaataaaatttcaatatttctaacttatagatttctctttctcttttttttagggggtagccctccctaccgtccggtcatttccgacaaattttttgcatttttgtccttttgagtctcattttgcactaattaaaggccttatgtgtatataaaatgtatgtgttgcgTGATTTTTTCTGTAAATTCCGGCAgcgtgacggcgtaaaccgttgtctaccaaacttgttcaagaactaactgcgagatacaagcaacacaacccaacgGCAAAGGCACTCGGGCCGTCATATATGCaacaaaaaagcaaatgtacaagcaagcgGGGGCTTGCGCCCGAACAAGGTACAAAAGTCCGAAACCGGGGCTCGCGCCCCAAAACGAGTCCAAAatatttcaaaatcaaatgtacaaatctacaAAGCTACGCGGActctgctgggcaccctccaactcaagaaccctcgccgtaagagcggcaatctcggcgtcccgaaactcgagctccctcaacaagcgagccgtctcctctcgagcacgggtcaactctcgctccgactCACGGCCACCTGTAAACAACAAACaagttggctcatgtcaatcaattcaaaacaaaaacggaaatcaaaataaatcaaaatcaaaaagatcaaatgaggttcatacctggcgacctcgaccaccgacgagtgcctcgatggcggtagctcgcaaccggttggccaccctccatagtgccacgaaccgagatggcgcgacctgcattgcaaaagaaattctcagcaaattgaacaaatgtgttcttacacgaaagatAGATAagctagaggctcaccctccgaatcagatgctgccggtcatctaggccaagatccgtcacggctacgtcaaagtcacgcaactcggagatcgtcgtcctcccagtcgcgtcagtgtactcaagggtctcggggtacactgggggctcgatgcccgccgcctcaacctcctgcaaagacaagcgactctcattaatcgacgatctttcgtcgtaacTCTCGAAgtcaaacaaagaaaataaaggatgctcaccactactgcggcgacgccaacctcccgtaaaggaacgcgagtagtcctcgccgagcgagaagaaggtcgtcaccaccgcacggccaagtccgcctccctctcgcctcggaaggctcccgaacatcgtctaggaggatcaacgggaaccgtcaacgcgcccgaaagcaccgacgagctaaccgctcgcccggataccatacgggacccatcgacgtccacaacaacaaatgactcgaactcctaggacgaaggacctcggaaacaaaaggaggcgctccggcgtactccgcccaaggtccagGCACCCAGCTGCGACGAgtatgaaggcaaaggtcattcctatgatcaaattAAAGCAAAGGACAAAAATGTGAATACAAACGGGATACTCACGCCGCTTAGTCTGAAGGCGTTCACGTccccggtagacgttgtgagaagaacgcttgctcttcgtccgcacatgacccaatccctcaccacgggataggccctctccaacggctccgtcctcttgggcgcgagactcggaaagtaggagtacacccacgcctatgaaacagaatagtcaatgacgatctttcgatctttgataaaagaaattgCTATtaaaagaaaggttcatacctccaacaatagCCTGTGTCCGAACGACGgcgccgggagaagtccccttctccatcaactccggacgaaccatggccctcatgaagcggatgaggaccgcaaaaccaagtgatgacccggtcccaacgccctagggagctcgggtcgaaagaaagggaagaagcttcgtcgtgacctctcacccttgtctcgaggtaaatcgaagacaagaaccacggagagccacaaacgagccctcgcTCGGTGTGCAAGGAGGAGgaaccgtctccctcccatcgatcaccaccgacgccggggtcttccccgcaaagtaatctcgaacataggtagtgggtaccaaacccgcacgcaacaccttcggcgacgggttccggccgatcaacctcctcgcctcggccgagtccgccctcatgccggtctccggccacaccatctcctcggtcccacacggcggaccggaaatcatgccgtagtcctccagtgactcccacctcaccaaaaggggtgaaacgtggaagtcgtatcccaaaatcggtccaagaaagcacggaccaggctaaggttggcccgcaacttcctcttcacgatatccctccggactgaaccgagaggaccgaacgctccgcgctcaatcatggccctctcctccgccgaacCGTgtaccgctcgtagtgctccatcgccgtcgtgtaccccgagaacgacctaggatgttccggcctcctattgtgatttgaaacaaagctatctttagttttgaataaatttaaaaaaaaagagagatttgaacaaaaatggaaaaggataggtaatgagttagggaattcttatttaccaagctcttcaccgtcctgtaggacaagtgaccctctgcagcccacacaaggtgcctactctcccaggtctcagcccacgcaggagctcctctcagctgacgaccccctcgtccgaggtgggcccgtctcggaatctcttcctcatcgtgacctcctcctcgggaacctcgtctgcagccggaccatcaccgcgtcggtgaaagcctgctccaaagcctcctcaaccgcattggcgtctacctccatgggagtcctcccggaagtggaagcatcgtcacctgcaacattaaagcaaatccaggccgcatcacgtgatgacaagcctttgttaagtagttatttcgagccttcaaggcctaGAAACTATCCTtgctggccatccttggccatattcccgccaactcgatcactcatgtgataaatagggtcaagtcaagtccaagtcaaagcccgGTTCCGaattcgagtcgaaaattcggcagcatttcgctataacggcgattatgccctaaaaggtgtcctgcaaaagctgtcacaaaccaaacttccgaAATGacgggaagtttacccatcatccaagggtcccaaatatcaaatttcatcacaaatgggcaatcctaaggccattttcgaagcaatttacgatctagctgtaaaaccgtctcaaaattcactcaagggctcaaaacttgatgaaaattcgaagtaaatacatggttatgttcctaacattgcctactactcatttctagtatcaatttggcatgacaaatccatttgggggaaaagccccaaattttcgatcaaatgggtcgaaaaccctagttctTGCGGCTCGAAATTCGACAAATAcgaatgattaatgcaagattaaaacacatacctcgattagtcatattttaagcaagcttttgaatccaacctcgacgaaattggtgaagatttgagagagaatgaagtgaattgtgtttcgaaataatgaattaaaacccttctgatttcgcgtttttacgcagaattgccaaattggggaaaagacgcggcggcgctgcgcctcttccaagagacgcgactcttctttgcgcctcttcctttgcttccctccatatggattttcaaaaattcgttatgagttcgttatttgtgggcccatctttggtgcgcctcttcttcaacgctattggtccgtttcgacgattttctttcgtttcggtccgcattttatccagcgcgacagtattttgcagtattgtccaaattcattttatcccgcgcagcagtattttgcagtattgctcaatttaTTTTGCCCAAAGTGCGAGTAGTATTTTGCAGgactgctcactcaagacttctcccacgacgatcaagatgttcctagtcgtcaatatactccccaacaagagttcgcttgagaccgacgcaagcagattcaaccccaagttttgccagagttcgtttgagaccgacgcaagcggattcccccagcagtttctaccgaagtctgctttgttttcaatatttcttgtttccccgtgGGTTCGACAGAGTGTCGTTCTCCGAAGTTCCTATGCCCAAACCTTTAAGTTGACCGtattatttggcctccttcccgtcaatgctttcctttagggtcccacaccctaacACCGATCTTATataacttttaggtcttaaccttagctcctacgcttaaccttagctcctatgcacctccggaagcatctcgagaagaagtctcaggtatggtctcttcttatggctggcgagcctccttacgtagtctaatggactttaaacgaccctccccggaagtcgacagactctaaaatgttcccgacgacaagtccttggctcggaccccttgagccgcctcgcgtcgccatagtcgtcaggttgtaatcttcgattgactgatggctatactttgactttcgccttgtccaagcctcagtcaaagtgggggctctgtagacacctcgtttctgcacctctcgcaaaccacccggtgatgattgggccgcatgtttgattcgcggaacgatttgtgacagttcgtaagattatcgtcaagtgattgctcaaatattaatgtcaacctcttagttgtcatctacgtcccgatacggtcgttttggcggtaattagagtacattgagtcgggtcaaaaaccgtctccatttttcgatatttgttaaatcccgagtcgagaatgttcggaatgtttaggatatttctattccatatttctcaaattttatcttttggcaaacaatatcccgtaatattcaaaagataatcgaattaaatccgtcctaccataatttaaacacggaaatctttcttaaacaggaggaaacctccggggaaaCGCAcagccagtctttgcgcctcttccaagagacgcgatgagctgctgcgcctcttcccagtccttctttgcatgatttacgtatcttttttatatctttccgagattcacttccaaagagtctcagaaaccctaaaccttcacgtgattagtataaataggagctttcgttcctcatatttctcacgcgagtgtccgcccttctcttctccctttgcattctagactttgttcttactaattggcgcctacgtgcttgaacattcgaccacgtaagctcggatccttccggtaccgacctctccgttgcatgaccgaccaatttgaccactacacataatcaacttaattaatcaatttgcttaatcgttttcctcttacgagggcactctttccttgcattcgcgtcgagcattcactaatcgatcttcttagttcatctcgttaaagtcgacatgtaagtccgagggtgtaatctctccttttatttattgtattttaattattgcataACGATTGTAAGACTTGTAtcggaaacaccattaaaaccgatttctaaaaccgtctttaaaacctttttgcgaATTTCCGATGAGAcaggacgtcgagaaaagacgcgacaagaatcgctgcgcctcttgaaggagcgcgcaacactgccgcgcctcttcgtgagggccgcgattctgcttcttttcttcttcctcaaatcctctcgtaattcgtgtttgtgtttgttttatttgtttccttttgttcattaattcgttcatcataataacatatcaattcacatgtatataattgttcattcatcattaacatgtttaattcatcattgttccgacttaaatcttagataatcaatatttacgggttttcgtcattaatattcaaatctgggttttagagattcaatttgttcatattgagtttctgagattcgtcgttgatatatttgcatccatattcattgatatttcgtcatgtttagtttcattcaccgatgtcactaattaatcgttcattaacatcgtcccttcacataattaatccgtcttgttttagtctcattcatgttttattgcttttatgacctcaatcatatgtaaataatctgttaaatcactttcatccgagtctataatctaatcgatccttaaatttaacaattaacattaacgatttgcgattaaaACCACGgcccgagaactcacccttggaacagacgcggcaatcgccgcgcctcttccaaagggcgtaGTCGCTTGCGCTTTGTTCAGGGTGAATTCTCGTCCACGAACTCCtttttcgccttgacctagtttaattagtttacgtaattaatccattaatatccgtaatatcactaattcatgtttgttaatttattaatttatttcttttattcttttattcctttttctcaaattatccgttttagcggtatttccGATATAAAtcacctattccaatgtaattattgtagttttcattattgtaattttcatccttgtgttgtttgtatgttctcacatgtaaatcaatattaaatcccgacttcgacatcaattgtatgctaaattacatgtcaaccgacttagtattaaatcttcacatgctaggattaatctaatggatgttgcattgcatgcatatagccgacgatatatcaagtacgaataaactccctaatcattagtagaggccgctatcgaggcgggcggaattaggtgttcgatcaaaagagcttcctaatacgtaccctcaccccttactcccgGATCTCGTGAGcaccgtgttcattggcatccacgagagtcattctagacatagaatgctaagggtaacgattgcttagtgttcatgtcactactttgtgtcttgacatgacacgaggtctcgaagttccaatttcccataaaaattggtggcgactccttctacaaaatgcaaacgcttgttttcgagcccccttCGTCCCAAGCGCCCCAGTGTGGCGCCCATTTGTCACAAAAAAAGGACAAAATAGGCGAGACATTTGTAAAATGgtaaaggacaacaaatgaccgggaccgGGACAGAGAGTAtaaaatagaaaagacaacaaatgactgagacactgtaaaatggaaaaggacaacaaatgaccgggaccgGGACAGAGAGTATAAAATACTGCATGAATTACAAGAATACTCTAAGGGTGTGTTtagatagcaaaagtggagggaaagggaggggaggggtaagagggaagagaaagggaggtaagAGAAGGGGGGGCAAATAAGATGtgagtgtttggatacaattttcttTCAAATTTTGTCTATTGTAGAGAGATTTTGATTTGTCTTGGAAGagagaaaatggatccctccaaatccccCCTCCATTTCTCTCtacccttatttgctatccaaagaAGGAATTTTAAATCCCTTACTATCCCTacttttcttttccctccaaacccctcaatccaaacacaccctaaaagaGACTTGGTCGGCAAGAGTTGAAGAGTCTAGACTACTTGTAACTTGTAAATTGTAATATTGGTAACAATGCCAATTTCCCTCATGTCTCACTCATCAGAGTCATCACCCATCACCGTCCAGTCTTAATAAGACCCCATCTACATTTTAATATTCATTTCATTCCAAATCAATCCGCAAACATTGCATCTCAATCCCACATTAATATCTCTTCATTTACCACATCCCCCATATATACTTCTTGTGTTCACTTTTTGTATTAAATCTTACAGCTAGCTAGCTAATACCTAAAGATCAGATAAGAAGATGAGAGCAAGTAATCACTTAATAGGAGTAGTAAACTTCCTAACATTCCTACTAGCAATCCCAATATTAGGAGGAGGAATATGGCTAAGTACCCAAGCTAACTCAACAGATTGTATGAGATTCCTTCAATGGCCACTAATCATAATCGGAGCTTCATTAATGGTTGTTTCATTAGCTGGCTTTGCAGGTTCATGTTACCGTAACACTTTCCTTATGTACTTGTACTTGTGGGTCATGTTCTTTGTCATAGCTGCTTTGATTGGGTTTGTCATCTTCGCCTTCGCTGTCACTGATAAAGGATCGGGTCGACCCGTATTAAATCGGGCTTACTTGGAATACTACTTGGAGGATTATTCTGGTTGGCTTGAGAAAAAGGTTGCTGATAATAGTTATTGGGTTAAGATTGCTACTTGTATTAGGGATTCTAAGGTTTGTAATAACATGGGTAGATATGTTAATGGTGTTCCTGAGACTTCTGATATGTTTTACAACCGCAAGCTCTCCCCTATTCAGGTCACTTTTCTCATTCATTTtacctttatttcattcattcattcattaattGTTTCATCTCAAGTATTTATTAGGCTAAATCATCAATTACTCCATTTTATAGtacatttttttaaaattactcccttttataaaaatttttaaaaattacacccaaaaaattgctgaaatttttaaattgctcccaaatccctatttttgtacatttaggacgaaaatgcccttgattcgcagaattgggtcattttgtttgcttcatatctggagttttacatagacaaaaattacgttctttatacggatagaatcttgaagaagtctactttccaaTGGCGTTGGAATCAATAAGTTTTACCGTGTGAATTTTGCCCAACAAGCCTTCAAAGACTGATACGATTTTAAGACAGATTTGCGTCTTTCCACGAGAATTGCGATTCCCGACAAACTACAAATCACCCAGAAGTCTACCTTACCAATTCGGAAACTAGACTCAAAGGGCTACAACCATGTGAAAGGGCGTTTACATTAAATCAAAATAACACCATGGAAATGGCTCCTCAATATCGACACTAACGGAAAAACAGGGAATTTCGGTCTTAAAATCGTATCGTCTTTGAAGGCTTGTTGGGCAAAATTCACACGGTAAAACTTATTGATTCCAACGCCAttggaaagtagacttcttcaagattctatccgtataaagaacgtaatttttgtctatgtaaaactccagatatgaagcaaacaaaatgacccaattttgcgaatcaagggcattttcgtcctaaatgtacaaaaatagggatttgggagcaatttaaaaatttcagcaattttttgggtgtaatttttaaatttttttataaaagggagtaattttgaaaaagtgtactataaaagggagtaattgatgATTTAGCCTATTTATTACTACATGCTTTAATTTGCTTAACATGTCAATCTTTATTATTTAAGTAAGCTAATACCTTTTTTTCATTACTTGCAACTCTAATttatgtactccctcctattcagcctAATGTTTCACTTTCATTATAATATTCCTCATATATACTAGAGGAAAAAGTATATATATTAGAGAAAAATGAACTATaggctgaataggagggagtactttttACCCATATGCTTTGCCTTATTATTTCATTGGAGTAATGTTCACCAAcgcaaattttcatttaaaacggGTACATCTGTCTAAAACATAAGACGAGTCAAATATACTCATGTGCAATGAATAACACAAAAGCAAACCAGAATAGATTGAGAAAAGTAAAAGATTGGTCATATATATCCATGTCAAATGATATTTGAGCTCTTTTAATACTGAGAAAGACTAATTATGCCTCCAATCATGGTGTTGTAGTTGTTGAATTTTaatatattaaattaatttattaacctCCTTTATTGGGGCCCAAACCCGACTCTTCTcgaattgacccaaaataattgaAATAACAATTTATAGTATCTGCCTTAAATAATGATTATGTAAATgagatgataataatgataatttaTATCACCTTGGAATGTCAAGTATAAGAGTGATTGAATTAGCAAGTGCCTTCAATTCAGTGATGGAGTATTAAGCAGGGGCGGATCTAGCGGGACACGGGCGGGTAAGTGCCCACCATAAAAGTTCAAGAATACATATTTATATGTGCAGAATATAGACAGGCAATTATTGTAGTACCGTTGGTAGAAAATTTGAATCTATAGCTGGGCGTCCAGAGTTCGACTCCCCCAACAAGCGTTTTGCTATatgaagctttttgattcaaatccaagaccttTAAAAAGTGCGCGTCCAGAGTTCGACTCCCCCAACAAGCGTTTTGCTATatgaagctttttgattcaaatccaagaccttTAAAAAGTGCCTTATACGAAATAAAATGGAAGACAATTTGTTAAAAAATAATTTTGTGCCCCTTAAACAAAAATTCTTGGTCCGCCCCTGGTATTAAGAGGTGTGTTTGTTTCTTATTAAAAAATAATTTTGTGCCCCTTAAACAAAAATCCTCGGTCCGCCCCTGGTATTTAGAGGTGTGTTTGTTTCTTATTTGGTGGTGcttcttgtttgtttatttggcTTGTCGCTTGTACATGACTTAATCTTCACGTGGCGTTTCCTTGTGTTTATCTTCTCAACTTACCGCTCTTCTATTTGTTAA
Encoded here:
- the LOC141600030 gene encoding tetraspanin-3-like, with the protein product MRASNHLIGVVNFLTFLLAIPILGGGIWLSTQANSTDCMRFLQWPLIIIGASLMVVSLAGFAGSCYRNTFLMYLYLWVMFFVIAALIGFVIFAFAVTDKGSGRPVLNRAYLEYYLEDYSGWLEKKVADNSYWVKIATCIRDSKVCNNMGRYVNGVPETSDMFYNRKLSPIQSGCCKPPTDCGYMYVNETVWGPGGGLVGANPDCSQWSNDQRIVCYLCNSCRAGVLASLKHSWRKVSIINIVVLILLVIFYVVAYAALRNNKRMDNDESYGETRMTKAHPSALHF